A window of Chanos chanos chromosome 15, fChaCha1.1, whole genome shotgun sequence genomic DNA:
AATTTAAAAGCTGGAGACTTGGTGGACATTGTGGAGAAGAGCCAAAATGGTGAGTTCGGCTAGGTCTGGTTTTTAGGTTCTTTCAAGGTTGTGTGAAAGGATCCTGAAAAGTTACCGAAACCATTCAGCCTTTAGCTAGCGATGTCACACCTACTGAAAGGGAATATTGTTAGGAGTCTTATTctacacagagacaggtgaAGGACAGCTAGctaactctttgtgtgtgtgtgtgtgagggtgtgcaatagacagagagagaggtagagagagagtgtgctgtgtgtgttaaaacagtcTTAATCTCATCCTAGGATGGTGgttctgtcagtgtgagaaCCACAGAGGCTGGGCTCCAGCTGCATACCTGGAACCATTGGATGATCCCAATGAAGCCGAGGAACCTGAGCCGAACTATGCAGGTTggctttcctttcctttccttaccGAGTTCAGTTAGTCCGGGAACCACCGAACTTCTGTACAGTATGTCAGTGCTGAACAACAGGATGCTAATGTTAACCCAGTCATTCTCACTGAAGATGGTTCTGCTGACTTACAGGAGAGCTCTACAAAACAATTAAAGCATACACAGCTGTAGAGAAGGATGAGATGACGCTTGAAGCAGGAGAAACCATCGAAGTCATTCATAAACTCCTAGACGGTTGGTGGGTGGTCAGGTATGCCGTTACAATTTCTTCATTTCGGTTTAAACTTCTGTAGCATTTTAAAGTAAGATGCAgactttaaattttaaattgcaAAAGTCCTGCAATAGGTCGCATCTATTTTTCAAACGGGTGTCAATATGAGcggaaaatatgaaaatgaaaatgaaaaattaaaaaaatatgagaCTAGGAAAATGTACCATTTAAAATAAGAGGCCTGTTGTTTCTGCGTGACAGAAAAGGGGAGGAGACTGGCTATTTCCCGTCAATGTTCCTCCATAAAACAGGGGAGAAAAGGGAGGTGGATGAGGAGAACATCATGCGGAGGAAGACTCCACCACCAAGGAGGTGGGACTGCCTCCTTCACTGCACACATGTCACATTCACAGAATGGATATCTAGCCTTTTCCTAGAAATGAAAGATTCATGTATTAATGTGAGATTAACATATTAATATATGTTCCTTAACACGTACACGTAGGAATAATGCTCCTCGTAATGCTCCTCATTACCAtaagtttttaaaatatttcatttatcgGTAACAGCAAAGCTGGAAATTCAGGTATTTACAGTTTCTGTAACAAAcgcaaatgaaaacaaatgttgcTTCCTCTTTTAGCTCTTGTGGCATATATTTCaagcggggtttttttttttatgccctgaaaaaaaggaactttTCTCTAACATACCTCTTCCCTCATAGATAACACACTCAGGAATATCAACAGACAATAAagatatacaaaaaaaaaacaaagacaacaaaaatatttttaaagcaaaCTGAACATGATGTTAGGGAAAGCAGTCATAAGGTTCTGTCCATTTTTCAACGCTGGGAACCTCTCTTTAACAGAAGCACCATACGTAACGCCCAGAGCATCCACGCCAAAGGCCGTCAGAGAATCAGTCAGGATACCTATCGCAGGAACAGTCGCCGTTTCTTGCAGGATCGAGGGAGACCGGTTTCTCAGCTAAAGAAAAACTCCAGGACGCCCGGTTTGTCCCCTCTGCGAGAGAGGAAGACCAACGGAGGTACGTTGACAGACCAGAGTGAAAATCCAGTTAAACAGTTTGAACGGCTGGGCGTGACTCGGTACTCTTAATCAGCTCCTTTACCTTTTGAACCTTTTTTACCTAAAATTCTGAGAACCTCACTCTCATACGATTGAATGCATTCAAACAATACCAGTCAAACATCATCTGAAATCCTTAGATTTTGTTTCCCCTCAGCCCATAAAATAAGATTAGTGGCAAACACATCAAGATCAAAAggaaacagagcacagaaaacTGAATTGGACTAGTGcgaccaacagacagacagacagacagacagacagacagacagacagacagatagatagatagatagatagatggatagatagatagatgggtaCTTTTTTGGATGAAGCTGTAAGCCTAGCAGTGTATGTCCATTAAACCTCATATAAAATGAAGCAAAGCACATGTAGATGGTACACTACAGAACTGTGACATGATCTGTAAAGACCAGTGACACACAGCTCTCTGATCATTCATAGACAGACCAGATTTGTCTTTTAttaaattagtgtgtgtgtgtgtgtgtgtgtgtgtgtgtgtgtgtgtgtgtgtgtgtgtgtgtgcgtatgtgtagaAAATGCCCCAAAACCAGAACCAACCAGTCCCAACGATGATCTCAAAAAGAAGGAGACAACACCAATCATTCCCCCTCGACCTAGCCCCGAACTGATCATGGAACGCTGCACAGAGAACACGCGGAGGAAGATCAGCATCCGAAACTCCAGCTGAATGGAACGATCATCGCTCGGACCATATCGGGCATTAACGCTGTACGCTGGTGTCATTTAAACTGCAATGGAAACAGTATTAAAGTTGTGCTCTCTGTCACAATATAGAATCGTACACAGAGAGCACAACATTTATTGAGGAACTCCTGGGTACATATACCTCAAATCTTAACAGTCGTGCTTCATTGAAGTTGTTACACAAGTGTGGGCAATGTAGAAACTATCTGTCCTCTTCATGTATGTATTTCTCCCATTTAACGTTAATGTAATGTATTGCTAGCATAGTTTCAATACACTGTGTTTTATCCTAACCTACTAATGCTGATAAGGCAATGTGGAGAATATTTGCTGAGTTGTACTGATAagctattttttctttcaatctACTTCAAGCCATCCTCATATTTTTCTTGAAAATAAAGATATAAGACATAAACAGTTTACTGATACTTGCTGCATCTCTATTAGAAGTGTTTATGAATAACTTTGCTTAAATAGCGGCGCCGGTATGTTGCATTGTATATCTTTAACAACTTTTATAGTAGAAAGAAGAAGCTTAGGCAGCAGAAGCAGAAGTTCAAATATAAATGACACATACCAGATCTAAAATAATCAAACCACAGACCCAACGATATTTAGGATCTCAGCCACAAAAAAGAATCACACGTGAGGTGCGAGCGCCCTCTGGTGGACTTTGGCTCTTTCACATTAGAGGTTAGAGGTTACAGGTTAGAAAGGGGTTACTGTC
This region includes:
- the ncf1 gene encoding neutrophil cytosol factor 1 isoform X2, whose protein sequence is MTEIYVRHVELLGFEKRFYPSQHYVYMFLVKWSDQSEKLIYRKYPEIHAFHKTLKEMFPIEAGEIDAKDRIIPSLPAPKWLDNHKTTETRQSTLAEYIRSLLNLPTKISRCLLVRNFFKVRPEDENPPAPHPFKRNETYVMSKDKARGITTDITGPIMLESYRAIADYTKSSKYELNLKAGDLVDIVEKSQNGWWFCQCENHRGWAPAAYLEPLDDPNEAEEPEPNYAGELYKTIKAYTAVEKDEMTLEAGETIEVIHKLLDGWWVVRKGEETGYFPSMFLHKTGEKREVDEENIMRRKTPPPRRSTIRNAQSIHAKGRQRISQDTYRRNSRRFLQDRGRPVSQLKKNSRTPGLSPLRERKTNGEPTSPNDDLKKKETTPIIPPRPSPELIMERCTENTRRKISIRNSS
- the ncf1 gene encoding neutrophil cytosol factor 1 isoform X1 — translated: MTEIYVRHVELLGFEKRFYPSQHYVYMFLVKWSDQSEKLIYRKYPEIHAFHKTLKEMFPIEAGEIDAKDRIIPSLPAPKWLDNHKTTETRQSTLAEYIRSLLNLPTKISRCLLVRNFFKVRPEDENPPAPHPFKRNETYVMSKDKARGITTDITGPIMLESYRAIADYTKSSKYELNLKAGDLVDIVEKSQNGWWFCQCENHRGWAPAAYLEPLDDPNEAEEPEPNYAGELYKTIKAYTAVEKDEMTLEAGETIEVIHKLLDGWWVVRKGEETGYFPSMFLHKTGEKREVDEENIMRRKTPPPRRSTIRNAQSIHAKGRQRISQDTYRRNSRRFLQDRGRPVSQLKKNSRTPGLSPLRERKTNGENAPKPEPTSPNDDLKKKETTPIIPPRPSPELIMERCTENTRRKISIRNSS
- the ncf1 gene encoding neutrophil cytosol factor 1 isoform X3 encodes the protein MTEIYVRHVELLGFEKRFYPSQHYVYMFLVKWSDQSEKLIYRKYPEIHAFHKTLKEMFPIEAGEIDAKDRIIPSLPAPKWLDNHKTTETRQSTLAEYIRSLLNLPTKISRCLLVRNFFKVRPEDENPPAPHPFKRNETYVMSKDKARGITTDITGPIMLESYRAIADYTKSSKYELNLKAGDLVDIVEKSQNGWWFCQCENHRGWAPAAYLEPLDDPNEAEEPEPNYAGELYKTIKAYTAVEKDEMTLEAGETIEVIHKLLDGWWVVRKGEETGYFPSMFLHKTGEKREVDEENIMRRKTPPPRRSTIRNAQSIHAKGRQRISQDTYRRNSRRFLQDRGRPVSQLKKNSRTPGLSPLRERKTNGGTLTDQSENPKETTPIIPPRPSPELIMERCTENTRRKISIRNSS
- the ncf1 gene encoding neutrophil cytosol factor 1 isoform X4 gives rise to the protein MTEIYVRHVELLGFEKRFYPSQHYVYMFLVKWSDQSEKLIYRKYPEIHAFHKTLKEMFPIEAGEIDAKDRIIPSLPAPKWLDNHKTTETRQSTLAEYIRSLLNLPTKISRCLLVRNFFKVRPEDENPPAPHPFKRNETYVMSKDKARGITTDITGPIMLESYRAIADYTKSSKYELNLKAGDLVDIVEKSQNGWWFCQCENHRGWAPAAYLEPLDDPNEAEEPEPNYAGELYKTIKAYTAVEKDEMTLEAGETIEVIHKLLDGWWVVRKGEETGYFPSMFLHKTGEKREVDEENIMRRKTPPPRRSTIRNAQSIHAKGRQRISQDTYRRNSRRFLQDRGRPVSQLKKNSRTPENAPKPEPTSPNDDLKKKETTPIIPPRPSPELIMERCTENTRRKISIRNSS